A genomic window from Agrobacterium larrymoorei includes:
- a CDS encoding STAS domain-containing protein: MAGRTAAHSTLKLSPVLDLNQASVLHGKLKELRGKPVTVDASEVERVGAQCVQILMAGIKAWEADGKQFTFSKASEAFDKTLKLIGVDIDHMLPKEI; the protein is encoded by the coding sequence ATGGCAGGCAGGACAGCAGCGCATTCGACACTGAAATTGTCACCTGTGCTGGACCTCAATCAAGCATCCGTCTTGCACGGAAAATTGAAAGAACTCAGGGGCAAGCCGGTTACGGTCGATGCCTCCGAGGTCGAGCGTGTCGGCGCACAATGCGTCCAGATATTAATGGCTGGCATCAAGGCCTGGGAGGCTGATGGCAAGCAATTCACATTTTCAAAGGCCTCTGAAGCCTTTGATAAAACCCTTAAACTGATCGGTGTCGATATCGATCATATGCTCCCGAAGGAGATATAG
- the cheY1 gene encoding chemotaxis response regulator CheY1 encodes MKKKVLTVDDSRTIRNMLLVTLNNAGFETIQAEDGVEGLEVLEGCNPDVIVTDINMPRLDGFGFIEGVRRNEKYRAVPILVLTTESDAEKKNRARQAGATGWIVKPFDPVKLIDAIERVTA; translated from the coding sequence ATGAAGAAAAAAGTTCTCACAGTCGACGACTCCCGCACGATCCGCAACATGCTGCTGGTCACGCTCAACAATGCCGGTTTCGAGACCATTCAGGCCGAAGACGGCGTCGAAGGTCTGGAAGTTCTGGAAGGTTGCAATCCGGACGTCATCGTCACGGATATCAACATGCCGCGCCTTGATGGTTTCGGTTTCATCGAGGGCGTTCGCCGCAACGAAAAGTACCGTGCGGTTCCAATCCTCGTTCTGACCACCGAAAGCGATGCCGAGAAGAAGAACCGTGCCCGTCAGGCTGGCGCGACCGGTTGGATCGTCAAGCCCTTCGACCCCGTAAAACTGATCGATGCCATTGAACGTGTAACTGCCTGA
- a CDS encoding chemotaxis protein CheA, protein MDMNEIKEIFFQECEEQLAELESGLLKLNDGDRDPETVNAVFRAVHSIKGGAGAFGLDELVAFAHVFETTLDCVRSNKLDPNQDVLKVMLKSADVLADLTNAARDGGSVEESRTRGLVKELEALANGETITPSAAEPAAPKPAAKAAVVPPPATAPAPTDESGFQPIAFSFGDFEDAAIPLMETPTFNVTFKPSAALYSKGNESALLLRDLARIGEMSVNCDMSTLPSLDDINPEGAYFFWKITIKTDKGEEGIRSVFEFAEWDCELDIVMAEDEVAADEELPMIPVPFDLSVLEEEVHEEPAVQPASIDEPVVAKAVATASAATEVTQAVAAAVEKREAASPAAAANAANAANNASAGQTIRVDLDRVDRLINLVGELVINQAMLSQSVIENDTTGTSAVNMGLEELQQLTREIQDSVMAIRAQPVKPVFQRMSRIVREVADMIGKQIRLITEGENTEVDKTVIDKLAEPLTHMIRNAVDHGIETPEKREAAGKNPEGTVKLTAKHRSGRILIELQDDGAGINRERVRQKAIDNDLISADANLTDEEIDNLIFAPGFSTADKISDISGRGVGMDVVKRSIQALGGRISISSRPGLGSTFTMSLPLTLAVLDGMVVTVAGQTLVVPLTAIVETLQPEAQNIHSFGSNQRLISIRNSFCPLVDVGRILNFRATQANPVDGVALLVESEGGGQRALMVDAIQGQRQVVIKSLEANYTHVPGIAAATILGDGRVALILDVDAVVGASRGQSLKQEMSLAATG, encoded by the coding sequence ATGGATATGAACGAAATCAAAGAAATCTTCTTCCAGGAATGCGAGGAACAGCTCGCAGAACTGGAATCGGGACTTCTTAAACTGAATGACGGCGACCGGGATCCGGAAACCGTAAATGCCGTCTTTCGTGCCGTTCATTCCATCAAGGGTGGAGCCGGTGCTTTCGGTCTCGATGAACTGGTGGCTTTCGCGCACGTCTTCGAAACCACGCTCGATTGCGTTCGTTCCAACAAGCTCGATCCTAATCAGGATGTCCTGAAAGTGATGCTGAAATCGGCGGATGTTCTCGCCGATTTGACAAACGCTGCCCGCGACGGCGGCAGCGTCGAGGAAAGCCGTACCCGCGGCCTCGTCAAGGAACTGGAGGCTCTGGCCAACGGTGAGACGATCACGCCATCTGCAGCTGAACCGGCCGCTCCCAAGCCGGCAGCGAAAGCAGCCGTCGTGCCCCCGCCGGCAACAGCACCTGCTCCGACAGATGAGAGCGGCTTCCAGCCGATCGCCTTCTCCTTCGGCGATTTCGAGGATGCGGCCATTCCGCTGATGGAAACGCCGACCTTCAATGTCACGTTCAAGCCGTCGGCAGCCCTCTATTCCAAGGGCAATGAATCGGCCCTGCTTTTGCGCGATCTCGCCCGCATCGGCGAGATGAGCGTCAATTGCGATATGAGCACGCTGCCATCGCTCGATGACATCAATCCGGAGGGTGCCTACTTCTTCTGGAAGATCACAATCAAGACCGACAAGGGCGAAGAGGGCATCCGCTCCGTCTTCGAATTTGCCGAGTGGGATTGCGAACTCGACATCGTGATGGCCGAAGACGAAGTGGCGGCCGATGAAGAACTGCCGATGATCCCGGTGCCCTTCGATCTTTCCGTTCTGGAAGAAGAGGTCCATGAGGAGCCTGCGGTTCAGCCAGCCTCGATAGACGAGCCGGTCGTTGCCAAGGCTGTCGCCACCGCATCGGCTGCAACGGAAGTGACCCAGGCTGTTGCCGCTGCCGTCGAAAAGCGCGAGGCGGCGTCGCCCGCTGCTGCGGCAAATGCCGCCAACGCTGCCAACAATGCGAGCGCTGGCCAGACGATCCGCGTCGATCTCGACCGCGTCGACCGCCTGATCAACCTCGTCGGCGAGCTCGTCATCAACCAGGCGATGCTGTCGCAGAGCGTCATCGAAAACGACACGACGGGTACATCTGCCGTCAACATGGGTCTGGAAGAGCTTCAGCAACTGACGCGCGAAATCCAGGACAGCGTCATGGCGATCCGCGCACAGCCGGTGAAGCCGGTCTTCCAGCGCATGTCGCGTATCGTCCGCGAAGTTGCCGACATGATCGGCAAGCAGATCCGCCTGATCACCGAAGGTGAAAACACCGAAGTGGACAAGACGGTCATCGACAAGCTGGCCGAGCCTCTAACCCACATGATCCGCAACGCCGTCGATCACGGCATTGAGACGCCGGAAAAGCGCGAGGCCGCCGGAAAGAACCCGGAAGGCACCGTAAAGCTGACCGCCAAGCATCGTTCGGGCCGCATCCTGATCGAGTTGCAGGACGATGGCGCCGGCATCAACCGTGAGCGTGTGCGCCAGAAGGCGATCGACAACGATTTGATTTCGGCAGATGCAAACCTCACGGATGAGGAAATCGATAACCTCATCTTCGCACCGGGCTTCTCCACCGCCGACAAGATTTCGGACATTTCCGGACGTGGCGTCGGCATGGACGTGGTCAAGCGTTCGATCCAGGCACTCGGTGGCCGCATCAGCATTTCGTCCCGTCCCGGTCTCGGCTCCACCTTCACTATGAGCCTGCCGCTGACACTGGCCGTTCTCGACGGCATGGTGGTCACGGTTGCGGGCCAGACGCTGGTCGTGCCTTTGACGGCGATCGTCGAGACGCTTCAGCCGGAAGCGCAGAATATCCATTCCTTCGGCTCCAATCAGCGGCTGATCTCGATCCGCAACTCCTTCTGCCCGCTGGTGGATGTCGGCCGGATCCTGAACTTCCGTGCCACACAGGCCAACCCGGTCGATGGCGTGGCGCTTCTGGTGGAATCCGAAGGTGGCGGCCAGCGCGCCCTGATGGTCGATGCCATCCAGGGGCAGCGTCAGGTGGTCATCAAGTCGCTTGAAGCCAACTACACCCATGTTCCGGGCATCGCTGCCGCAACCATCCTTGGTGATGGCCGCGTCGCCCTGATCCTCGACGTGGATGCCGTTGTCGGCGCCTCGCGCGGCCAGTCCCTGAAACAAGAAATGTCGCTCGCGGCAACAGGCTGA
- the cheR gene encoding protein-glutamate O-methyltransferase CheR, which produces MTALKFNEQRGPQDDVLVSGEFPLTRRDLADIAAMIYADAGIYLNDTKASLVYSRLSKHIRNLGLSGFKDYCALVSSEQGAAARREMLSHLTTNFTRFFRENHHFDHLRDEVLPGLIARAKSGGRVRIWSAACSDGQEPYSIALTVLGLFPNAADYDFKILATDIDPKILAQARAGLYDDGALETVTPAMRKQWFQEVDATGRRKHQISDKVKRLITFNELNLMAQWPFKGGFDVIFCRNVVIYFDEPTQVKIWSRFAGLLPQGGHLYIGHSERVSGEAKELFDNTGITTYKFIGKSAGRRA; this is translated from the coding sequence ATGACAGCGCTTAAGTTCAACGAACAGCGTGGACCACAGGATGATGTGCTCGTCAGCGGCGAATTCCCGCTGACGCGTCGCGACCTGGCGGATATCGCCGCAATGATCTACGCGGATGCCGGTATCTATCTCAATGATACCAAGGCGTCGCTCGTCTATTCGCGCCTGTCCAAGCATATCCGCAATCTCGGCCTTTCCGGCTTCAAGGACTATTGCGCACTGGTCTCTTCGGAGCAGGGTGCCGCGGCTCGCCGGGAGATGCTGTCGCATCTCACCACCAACTTCACCCGCTTCTTCCGCGAGAACCACCATTTCGATCACCTACGCGACGAGGTTCTGCCGGGCCTCATCGCACGGGCAAAGAGCGGCGGACGCGTGCGCATCTGGTCCGCTGCCTGCTCGGATGGCCAGGAACCCTATTCGATCGCCCTGACGGTACTCGGGCTCTTCCCGAATGCTGCCGATTACGACTTCAAAATTCTGGCAACCGATATCGATCCCAAGATTCTCGCCCAGGCGAGGGCTGGCCTTTACGACGACGGTGCACTGGAAACCGTAACGCCCGCCATGCGCAAGCAATGGTTCCAGGAAGTGGATGCTACCGGACGGCGCAAGCATCAGATCAGCGACAAGGTCAAGCGTCTCATTACCTTCAACGAACTGAACCTGATGGCGCAATGGCCGTTCAAGGGCGGCTTCGACGTGATTTTCTGCCGCAACGTCGTCATCTATTTCGATGAGCCGACGCAGGTGAAGATCTGGTCGCGTTTTGCCGGTTTGCTGCCGCAAGGCGGTCATCTCTATATCGGTCATTCTGAACGCGTTTCCGGCGAAGCCAAGGAGCTGTTCGACAATACTGGCATCACGACTTACAAATTCATCGGTAAGTCTGCCGGGAGGCGAGCATGA
- the cheB gene encoding protein-glutamate O-methylesterase CheB translates to MSTPARVLVVDDSPTMRGLISAVLDSDPDVEVIGQAGNAMEARAAIKELNPDVVTLDIEMPEMNGLEFLDKIMRLRPMPVIMVSTLTHRGADASLAALEIGAFDCVGKPVPGDALPFPDLADKVKAAARSQHRTYRSVAAERPAASPPAAVTNYSVGRKIVAIGSSTGGVEALIAVLQKFPVNCPPTVITQHMPPTFTKSFAERLNRLCAPVVEEATDGARLQTGKVYLAPGGDRHLQVVNHAAPCCRLIEREPVNGHRPSVDVLFDSVAELAGRNAVGAILTGMGRDGAAGLLKMRHAGARTVGQNEKTCVVYGMPRVAYELGAVEHQLPLNAIGEEILKLTAARKEGSD, encoded by the coding sequence ATGAGCACGCCCGCCCGCGTTCTCGTCGTCGATGATTCTCCCACCATGCGTGGCTTGATCTCCGCCGTCCTCGACTCTGACCCCGATGTCGAGGTCATCGGTCAGGCTGGCAACGCCATGGAAGCGCGTGCTGCCATCAAGGAACTCAATCCGGACGTCGTGACGCTGGATATCGAGATGCCTGAAATGAACGGGCTTGAGTTTCTCGACAAGATCATGCGCCTGCGCCCCATGCCGGTCATCATGGTTTCCACGCTCACCCATCGCGGCGCGGACGCCTCTCTGGCAGCGCTTGAAATTGGCGCTTTCGATTGTGTCGGCAAGCCGGTGCCGGGCGATGCCCTGCCCTTTCCGGATCTTGCTGACAAGGTGAAGGCAGCCGCCCGCTCGCAGCACCGTACCTATCGCAGCGTCGCCGCCGAGAGGCCGGCCGCATCACCACCGGCTGCGGTCACCAATTACAGCGTCGGTCGCAAGATCGTTGCCATAGGCTCCTCCACCGGCGGCGTCGAAGCGCTGATCGCCGTCTTGCAGAAGTTTCCGGTCAATTGCCCGCCGACGGTGATTACCCAGCATATGCCGCCGACCTTCACTAAGAGCTTTGCCGAGCGCTTGAACCGGCTCTGCGCACCCGTGGTGGAAGAGGCGACGGATGGCGCGCGGCTTCAGACCGGTAAGGTCTATCTCGCCCCTGGCGGTGACCGCCATTTGCAGGTTGTTAATCATGCCGCGCCATGCTGCAGACTGATCGAACGGGAGCCTGTGAATGGCCATCGGCCATCGGTAGACGTTCTGTTCGATTCAGTGGCCGAACTGGCCGGTCGCAACGCTGTCGGTGCCATCCTGACCGGAATGGGACGCGACGGTGCTGCAGGCCTCTTGAAGATGCGTCATGCCGGTGCCCGCACCGTCGGCCAGAACGAGAAAACCTGTGTCGTCTATGGAATGCCGCGCGTGGCTTACGAGCTTGGCGCTGTCGAACATCAACTTCCGCTGAACGCCATCGGCGAAGAAATTCTGAAACTAACTGCTGCCCGAAAAGAAGGTTCTGACTAA
- the cheY2 gene encoding chemotaxis response regulator CheY2, giving the protein MSLAEKIKVLIVDDQVTSRLLLSDALTQLGFKQITAAGDGEQGMKIMEQQPHHLVISDFNMPKMDGLGFLQAVRTNPSTKKAAFIILTAQGDRALVQKAAQLGANNVLAKPFSIDKMRAAIEAVFGSLK; this is encoded by the coding sequence ATGTCTCTCGCAGAAAAGATAAAAGTGTTGATCGTTGACGATCAGGTCACCAGCCGCCTGTTGCTGAGTGACGCGCTCACGCAGCTTGGCTTCAAGCAAATCACTGCCGCCGGTGACGGTGAGCAGGGCATGAAGATCATGGAGCAGCAGCCGCACCATCTGGTAATCTCCGACTTCAACATGCCGAAGATGGATGGCCTCGGTTTCCTTCAGGCGGTTCGCACGAATCCGTCGACGAAGAAGGCCGCTTTCATCATTCTGACCGCGCAGGGAGACCGCGCTCTGGTGCAGAAGGCTGCCCAGCTTGGCGCCAACAACGTGCTGGCCAAGCCATTTTCGATCGACAAGATGAGGGCGGCGATTGAAGCCGTATTTGGATCGCTGAAATGA
- the cheD gene encoding chemoreceptor glutamine deamidase CheD, with product MIETAAKRVHIIQGEYKIANDPDVVLSTILGSCVAACLRDPVAGVGGMNHFLLPGTGGMGGGDATRYGVHLMELLINGLLKQGARRDRLEAKVFGGAKTIASFSNVGEQNAIFAMQFLKDEGIRVVGSSTGGDLGRKVEFWPVSGRARQHPLSGAETQKTVAMETRPVPAAKPAASDIEFF from the coding sequence ATGATCGAAACCGCAGCCAAGCGCGTACACATAATTCAGGGCGAGTATAAGATCGCCAATGATCCCGATGTGGTCCTGTCGACCATCCTCGGCTCGTGCGTGGCTGCGTGTCTCAGAGACCCTGTTGCGGGCGTCGGCGGCATGAATCACTTTCTGCTGCCGGGTACAGGGGGTATGGGGGGTGGAGATGCGACCCGTTACGGGGTGCATCTCATGGAACTTCTGATCAACGGCTTGCTCAAGCAGGGGGCACGCCGTGATCGTCTGGAAGCAAAGGTCTTTGGTGGCGCCAAGACCATTGCAAGCTTCTCCAATGTGGGGGAGCAGAACGCAATCTTCGCGATGCAGTTCTTGAAGGATGAAGGCATTCGGGTGGTCGGCAGCTCCACGGGCGGAGACCTTGGCCGAAAGGTGGAGTTCTGGCCGGTTTCGGGCAGAGCGCGCCAGCACCCGTTGAGTGGTGCCGAAACCCAGAAGACCGTCGCGATGGAAACCCGTCCGGTTCCGGCTGCAAAGCCGGCGGCAAGCGATATCGAGTTTTTTTGA
- the cheT gene encoding chemotaxis protein CheT — MHIAERAGPEMFEEALPTILMRVVSELHDVAYLIERIEPQLLEATNGAVTDDGLKLLQGIDLAVQKARGLAEFIDTITGSIPAEWAVDVTTALSLVKLAEMQKALGAGLRHGHSQPIDKASGDFDLF, encoded by the coding sequence ATGCATATCGCTGAGCGTGCTGGACCTGAAATGTTTGAAGAGGCTTTGCCCACGATCCTGATGCGGGTCGTCTCAGAACTGCATGATGTTGCCTATCTGATTGAGCGCATCGAGCCGCAGCTTCTGGAGGCCACCAATGGTGCGGTCACCGATGACGGATTGAAGCTCTTGCAGGGCATCGATCTTGCCGTCCAGAAGGCCCGAGGACTTGCAGAGTTCATCGATACGATCACGGGCTCCATTCCGGCCGAATGGGCCGTGGACGTGACGACGGCTCTCAGCCTCGTCAAGCTCGCCGAAATGCAGAAGGCGCTTGGCGCTGGCCTGCGTCATGGACACTCTCAGCCGATCGATAAGGCATCCGGCGATTTCGATCTGTTTTAG
- a CDS encoding ABC transporter substrate-binding protein produces the protein MGSAALAFLAMTASETLAEGTLRIGMTASDIPLTTGQTDQGGEGQRFMGYTLYNALIEWDLSSADKPSTLIPSLATSWSVDPVDKTKWTFKLREGVKFHDGSNFDAASVVWNLDKILVPDSPQFDKRQSAQGKSRIPAVASYKVIDPLTVEITTKTPDATLPYQLSWILMSSPANWEAQGKNWDAVAQKPSGTGPWKLENGFTPRERAELTPNKDYWDKARVPKLDKLVLVPLPEPNTRVAALRSGQVDWIEAPAPDSVKSLKEAGFNIVTNSYPHNWTWHLSRVEGSPWNDVRVRKAANLAVDREGINELLGGLSVPAQGYLPPGHQWFGNPTFKLEYNIEEAKKLMAEAGYGPDKPINTKVVISSSGSGQMLPLAMNEYIQQTLAEIGINVEYEVADWNTVINIWRAGAKDPSAKGATAVNYSYFIQDPFTALIRQSQCNLAPPNGTNWGYYCDPEMDALFAEVRNTFDAAEQDKVLRKIHEKYVNEALFLMVTHDVNPRAMSKKVKGFVQAQNWFQDFSPVTVDP, from the coding sequence ATGGGCTCTGCTGCATTGGCGTTTCTGGCCATGACCGCAAGCGAAACTTTGGCCGAAGGGACGCTCCGCATTGGCATGACGGCTTCCGATATACCCCTGACCACCGGGCAGACCGATCAGGGCGGCGAGGGCCAGCGTTTCATGGGTTACACGCTCTACAACGCTCTGATCGAATGGGACCTGTCGAGCGCCGACAAACCATCGACCCTCATTCCATCCCTTGCCACATCCTGGTCCGTGGACCCCGTTGACAAGACCAAGTGGACATTCAAACTGCGCGAAGGCGTGAAGTTCCACGATGGAAGCAATTTCGATGCGGCGTCTGTCGTCTGGAACCTCGACAAGATTCTCGTGCCGGATTCACCGCAGTTCGACAAGCGCCAGTCGGCGCAGGGCAAATCGCGTATTCCCGCCGTGGCCTCTTACAAGGTCATCGATCCGCTGACGGTTGAAATCACCACCAAAACGCCCGATGCGACACTGCCCTATCAGCTGAGCTGGATCCTCATGTCCTCGCCCGCGAACTGGGAAGCACAGGGTAAGAACTGGGATGCCGTCGCCCAGAAGCCATCCGGTACCGGACCATGGAAGCTGGAAAACGGTTTTACGCCGCGTGAGCGTGCAGAATTGACACCGAACAAGGACTACTGGGACAAGGCGCGCGTGCCGAAGCTGGACAAGCTGGTTCTCGTGCCTCTTCCCGAACCCAATACCCGTGTGGCCGCCCTGCGCTCCGGTCAGGTCGACTGGATCGAGGCGCCAGCGCCCGATTCCGTCAAATCTTTGAAGGAAGCGGGCTTCAACATCGTCACCAATTCCTATCCACATAACTGGACCTGGCACCTGTCGCGTGTCGAAGGCTCGCCCTGGAACGACGTGCGCGTTCGCAAGGCCGCCAATCTTGCCGTGGACCGCGAGGGGATCAACGAGCTGCTCGGCGGTCTTTCCGTCCCGGCACAGGGATACCTGCCCCCCGGCCATCAGTGGTTCGGCAATCCGACATTCAAGCTGGAGTACAATATCGAGGAGGCCAAGAAATTGATGGCCGAGGCCGGTTACGGTCCAGACAAGCCGATCAACACCAAGGTCGTCATCTCCTCATCGGGTTCTGGGCAGATGCTGCCGCTGGCCATGAACGAATATATCCAGCAGACGCTGGCGGAAATCGGCATCAACGTCGAATATGAGGTTGCGGACTGGAATACGGTCATCAACATCTGGCGCGCGGGAGCCAAGGATCCGAGCGCGAAGGGCGCCACCGCCGTCAACTACAGCTACTTCATTCAGGACCCCTTCACGGCGCTGATCCGTCAATCGCAGTGCAACCTTGCTCCGCCGAATGGCACGAACTGGGGCTATTACTGCGACCCCGAAATGGATGCGCTGTTCGCCGAAGTGCGCAACACCTTCGACGCAGCGGAACAGGACAAGGTGCTGAGGAAGATCCACGAAAAATACGTCAATGAAGCGCTGTTCCTGATGGTCACGCATGACGTCAACCCACGCGCAATGTCGAAAAAGGTGAAGGGCTTCGTGCAGGCACAGAACTGGTTCCAGGACTTCTCGCCGGTCACCGTCGATCCCTGA